One Flagellimonas sp. CMM7 genomic region harbors:
- a CDS encoding SIMPL domain-containing protein (The SIMPL domain is named for its presence in mouse protein SIMPL (signalling molecule that associates with mouse pelle-like kinase). Bacterial member BP26, from Brucella, was shown to assemble into a channel-like structure, while YggE from E. coli has been associated with resistance to oxidative stress.): MMKKIVVTFILTCVLTSVMGQSKNFLDIPYLETSARVDTLVTPDKIYLNITIKEKDSKGKKSVEEQENKMAQSLRALGIDLDKQLVIKDLSSNFKKYFLRQKDVLKSKQYSLLVYSGKKAGEAMVALEKLDIANTYLEKTEYSKMDELELELKSKAVKKAKKKAEALTAPLGQSVGAAIHILDTSTPYYPRYNQAPRMQMKAMEMDMAEAEPLDIDFEKIKVETSVNVKFKISE; the protein is encoded by the coding sequence ATGATGAAAAAAATTGTTGTTACTTTTATTCTAACCTGTGTACTAACCTCTGTAATGGGACAATCAAAAAACTTTCTGGACATACCGTATCTTGAAACATCTGCAAGAGTGGATACATTGGTAACTCCCGATAAAATCTATTTGAACATTACTATTAAAGAGAAAGATTCCAAAGGAAAAAAATCTGTTGAGGAGCAAGAAAACAAAATGGCCCAGAGTCTAAGGGCTTTAGGAATTGACCTTGACAAACAATTGGTAATTAAGGATCTTAGCAGCAACTTTAAGAAATATTTTCTACGCCAGAAAGATGTTTTAAAGAGCAAACAATATTCTCTTTTGGTGTATTCCGGAAAAAAAGCTGGAGAGGCAATGGTTGCCTTGGAAAAACTGGACATTGCCAATACATATTTGGAAAAAACCGAATATTCTAAAATGGATGAGTTGGAATTGGAACTTAAATCCAAAGCTGTAAAAAAAGCGAAAAAGAAGGCAGAGGCTTTAACGGCACCGTTAGGACAAAGCGTGGGTGCTGCTATTCATATTTTGGACACCTCCACTCCCTATTACCCAAGATACAACCAAGCACCACGTATGCAAATGAAAGCCATGGAAATGGATATGGCAGAAGCAGAACCTTTGGATATTGATTTTGAAAAAATAAAGGTGGAGACCTCTGTAAATGTAAAGTTCAAGATTTCCGA